CTATTTTGTATAATACATATGTTGTGTTCTGTAAGGAAGGAGTTTGAGATGCACCAAGAGCTTTGATGAAAGAGTATATGGAGGAAAGACAAATTTAACTAAAGGGAATTAAATGCTAACATTCATTCAGTGCTAATATCAAACCTTGCAATCTTAGCTATCTTAAATGAAGCATTTATTGAGTGAAAACACAACAGTAATATAATTTCATCAAAGAAAAAAGTTGGTGAGTACAACTATAAAGCTTTAGATATAAATTGTATTCCAATTGATACCACATCAATATTTCAACTAAATAATTCACTCTGAAAGCATTTGTCAACattattttaatctgttttttctgccatctcttctgcttttctttttttaggttgGTTGTCATTTTCTAAGCTTAGaaacttttcaatttcatttatttgatttgTTACCAAGTGCTGCCAGTCATCTTCACCAGAAGACACATCTAAATCAGTATTTTTAATCTTGATTGCCTGAAAATGGCTTTGTAGTGGAGTTGATTTCAGAGGCTTTGTTTTCACCTAGGAAATACCAAACTTGTTTTACCACTGAAATTATTACTCATTTTCTAACCAGTCATCAATAAGCATTTAAAGAAAATCCTTCAGCCTTTGCAATTAGGGGTATGTGATAAAAACCCACTGTTGTCTTGGCTATTTTCCAGCTACCACCCTAGTAATTTTGGCaccaaaaaaaaactataaactgTGAGTTTGTAGGCTTATGTAGTAGCTCTTCAAGATCGTCAGGTAGCTCTTCAAGATATACTCCAGAGATACcacaaatgttttcttaaatggctttctttgaaagaaaacatatttaaaaccatgcagataaaaatctgttttgtctgctactccccttcccttcccaaaCAAGTCTATGTTTTGTATCTTCTATCAAGGCTggggaaaattttaaatgctaaCGGAAGTAAACTGCCATATAGAAACTGCTTTTTACTTCAGGTTTCCTCTTAGGCTTCAGAGCGCCATTGTTGGAGAAACAGGAAAGCGCAATGAGGTGTTACGCTGGCGTGTTTCGAAGGGACCACATTGGGTCACACTTCTAATACTGTGTTAAAGAagtatttttaaggttttttctgaatataaaataattaactacaagtttagaaaacagaaaagtgtaaagaaactaaaaatcacTAGTAACCTGCTATCCAGAGGGACCTGTCAACATTTTGGCATTGTTTGCTATTAGTCTTTCTATTTTTATCATCTATATTTTAGTGTTGACCATTCTATAGAATTTTATATCAGTTTTTCCTTCTGAATTGTTTCCTATACAATACAGACTTCTCATAAGCAAATGTCAGTGCTGCAAAATACTTCTTATGGATGTGTGATAATTCAACTAGGACCTATTGTTGACATGTTTCCAGTTTATCCCTATCAGAAATaaatttgagggcttccctggtggtgcaatggttaagactttgcatttacactgcagggagcacaggttcagttcTTGGTCAGGGAATTCCCCACAAGCTGCAGCGTGTGATaaaattgaattaatttttgaaaaaaatcttttatggtCTTCTTAGATTATCAGATAAAATCTTTTCTTGAATGGGAATATATTTTTGAAGTACAGAACAGAATAAGAATTTGATTAAAATTACCCAGTATTCCAACCACCATTAAACATTTTGATATAAATATCCTAGACTCCTCtctatatatagtttttaaaaatctggatcaTTTATATGATTGTCTATGCTgggttaaaaacatttttaacatttccCTCTAGAAAGACCATGGCGCCATCATACTCCATGTTCCataatttaatatattgttggacatttgagttgttggAAAATGTTTACTGTTACTAAGCTATAATGAAGGTCATTTGTTCATAAATCTTTGTGAAGATCTTTGAGTACTGccttacattaaaatattttccaatctGTTAAAAGTGGCATATTTTTGTAATGTATTTTcaaagtgagatcatacagtaacagttttttaaactgaatttaaatatttacatttatctcAGTTCCCTAAAGGATGTGTCCTTTTGGACTGCTCTGTTTGGTTCCTGCGAATTCTAGTCAACCGCCAATCTcctcagagtcttagcctctgatCCTTAGTGATGCTGGGTTCATGTTTGTCTCATTGCCTATGTTTTTGTGAAATAACAGATGAAAACAAAAGTATCAACAAAGGACCACCAGGAGACCTTAAGCAATTCATTTAACTTCTGTGGACCTCGGTTTTCTCATCGGATTCTTTTAGTGACAAAATGCTATTACTGTAAAGAGTAACCGGATAAAatgcacataaatatatatttttcataatgtCTGGCTTGTAAGTGTTCAACATACCTTGTGTGGCTCACAGGGCCAAAATGAATTAAAGTCATCCATGTGTGGGTAGTGTGTCGGCCTCATGCAGTACTGAGAATAGTTAACAGAGAAGTAGACCAAATCCAAAGCTAGGTTGCTACTAATTTTGGAGTACAATGATTTGATGATCTGTATGACATAATGGTCCTGTTTTGCCAACAAAATGCTAGAAACATCTTGGTGCATTTGACACCAAGTACAAACTACCCAATTTCCCAAAATCCGTATCTTTTGACTTGATGGAAAAAGGAAGGAGACATTCACACATTACACTTCCCTTTTTCCTACTTAGTGGGAGGGGCAGAAGCAAGGATTGGCCATAGAGAGAAGCAGGATGTAATTTTAAAGTGTACACTTAACTTGTCCTATTTAGCTTAACTTAGGTTTTGCAGCCTACAGCAGTAATTCTAGTTATACATATGTTGCCATATATCTttgctccttcctttccttcttaaaAAATCACCTCTTCACCTCTTTCTGCCTGACTCAAAAGATCTGCTCTTTAGCCTAAAATTTTCCCCTGCCTAGTAGCAGTAGTTTCTTTAAGCCTGtggttacattttaaaattctgaatgaaCCTAATACTGAATGTGTAAACAAGTGACTTTGCTTACTGTGGCCCCTCTCTCCCATCCTCATTCCTGTGTGTAATCAAGATTGCAGCAGGCTGCCAACCTAACCCCctctaagaattaaaaaaaacacattactCTGGATCTACAGGAGAAAAGTAAATTAACTCATAATGTAACTACCCAGAATTTTACAAGACTGATGTGGACagtatacataaaaatatgttgaaaaaGTTAAAGAACTTATATTCCCTTTCTGGCCATAAGTCTTCATAAAGTTCACTTTTCGTTTAGAACAAGAGTTGGCAAACTTTTGCTGTAAAAGAGCCAGAGTAAACatttttggctttgtgggccAAGTGGCCTCCCTCACAACTGCGTCACTGTaacacaaaagcagccatagaacTACAGGTAAAGACATGGGTGTGGCTGTACTAATAAGCTTTTACTGTTAATAAAAACAAGGCAATAGGCTGCATATGACCCATGAGCTGTCATTCAACAGCCTGTGATGTAGAAAAGCATAAGTAAAAAAGGTTAGATTGGTCTTGTTTAATCCAGGGATCACAGCCTTTTCAGTAGACTAAGCAAAAGAGCTCACCTGCTTTTAAATCTGTCCCATATTAAATGTTAACTGGTAACCAAGCATCAGCTGGGACAGTGATACAGAGCACACTGCTTGACACCAAGTGATGATCACTTTGCTAAACAGACATTTAGTGTGTTTTCCGCACACCAGTATTTTTAGAAGAAATTTTTCTATTAACAAAAATTGAGAAGAAAAATTGAGGATGTAGCATGTAACAGCCAAGATACCTAGTCTAAGTCCACTGCAAACTGTTCTTAATGCTCTGGAAAATTATTTCACATTTGTGTCACTGCCTCAATATGGTTTTAAAGCTGTTGTGGGaatatttcttcaaaattttaaattttataaattcttaactaatcacagaaaaagcattaGGGATGCACTACAAAGAAGTTAtctattgggttgtttttttctttttttttttaaataaaaatgggcTTGAAATGGCAATGTGAAATTTCCATCATACCCTTAAACTGTTTGAAAATAGAACAATTATGTTAGAAGTGTTAAGTATTCAACCCAATCAGAATGGATATCTGCCTTTGATACTCAAGcttctttttgcttttgatttgATTCTATGACTTAGCCAATTAGCTAAAGATCAGAACTTAGATTTCCCAGTGCCTAGTCTACTGTGCATTAGTCACCACAGTTTAAAGACTGAACATTTGCACATCAAGCTGAAATGATTTGGTTTTGAGCTCAATTATGCAAAGGTGAAAAACGCAGATCCTGATTTTAGTTTCAACTTTCCCAAAGGGACAGTTAGGCTACCTTACTTGAGGtttctcaaatttaaaaatggaaataaaatgtacTATTAGAAACTTACTCATAAGGCTGTGTTACTGCTATAATTTTCACTTTGTAATAGTGATCAAAAAAGTTGTTTAATGTGCatctctaaaatttaaaatatacagtgaCTATGCAGTtgcttttttgtcatttttcctaAACTTTTTGGGTTCCTTATAGCAGCTGTATTTGTTTTTTAGACTTTGAACAATACAGCCATTTTTGCACTGAAGTTTTGCacacttaaatttaaaaacttacaaattttccaaaaaaacccaacaaaaaccTGTCGGTTGTAGTTAGTTGCTTTTCATATGACAGATGGACTCTTGGAGCCATATAACGTCTACAAATACTTTGCTTAATATTTATATCCATAATTGGTATCATATACTTATGAATATTTGATCCTTTCACATACtgtgttttaattgaaataatttaaaatagacaGTTTCTTCCTTTGGAATAGTcaatttctgaaaataatataaattaccTTTAAGCACTGTTAAAAACAACTTATTTAAGGcagcttttattttataatgtaaaatgCTCAAATGAGTGaactattttttaatagtttaaataAGTAAATGCTCAAATGCTACTATTCCTAAATTTAGGTGACTAAAAAATAGAAGTACATGATACACTACCTCACACTCTCCTTCCCAAAACAGGCTGGATTATATCTATTTGATTTATACACTGTGACTTTTTCCTGCTGTTTTCCATCAACCTTAATTGTGAAAAATGGTGCCATGTTGCCCTCTTGATATTATTTTGGAGATCAGTTAGGTCTTAAACCATCCAGATGCATACAGTTCTACACATATCTGTAGAATTAGCTCACTAAGGTCTGCTCGGCaatatttttaattgacttaCATGTTCTGTGGGAAAAGAAGAATCATAAAAAGTCTTTGCAATTGCATTCCTCTCTTCACTGGGCTCTCCCCTGGGATCTGGATGGATACTTGAGTTATTCAAAGTGTCAGCAACTCTGTTAATGCTGGTAGTATCTGGTTGacaaagaggaaatgacaactgaaTTTTATTCTCCAGGGACTCATTTTAGTGACtaaacttgtttttctctgatcccatgcttttgtattttaaaagtaacaattTCTATATTCTTCTTATATTGAATACTGGTTTTCATAGACTTTGCTCTTACATTAGGTACttcatttcagaaaacattttattgctACTTTCAAAAACCTGCTGATTTTACATTACCACCAGTGACACAGTGTTAGGATCTTCTCAAACAATATAACATACATTAAAATGTTATCCTTATTCCCCTGGTTACTGGACTGCCTAtgcatataaacatttatatagtaAACATCTTACTAATACAAAGGGAAAAGTCTGAACCAACTGAAAgatttctaaattatatttaaaaagaaattgactATAAGAAGTCCAACAAAGGGCTGTCTAGTAGGGGGTCACTGTGTTTTAATAAATAGATAACAATTTAGAGAAACATGTCTTTGAAGGCTAAAAGATATTTAGGAGTATCTTTTATGAGTCTGAGTATTTTACAAGTTGAATTGCTATAGAATTTTAGTCATCTCTCCTTGCATCCTTTCTATCACTGAGATTTAATTTAGAAGGAAAGACTTGTAAGAAAATGGTAAATGTTAGACTTGTCCATTGACTAACAGCATTAAACTGCTGCATTTGACGGACAAAATTAATGGAATCTGAAGTTAATGCATTTTATTATATCAGGAAAATGACAGTTTGTGAAATGAGATTTTAcagtgtttttgtgttttgtatttttcccTAATTACTTCTCCATTCAAATAAGATATACTTGCTTTGCTTTTAATTCccacttcttctttttaaaattttctcaatttCCTTAAAAGAAGCCTGTTAAAGTCAGAGGGGCCATGCAAAGCTTTCCTAATAAGCCATATTTCTATAATGGGTCTAAATGCATATTGTTAAACAGgcaaagaagaagagagaagtcgctcagtcgtgtccgactctttgtgaccccatgggctgtagcccacactcctcggtccatgggattttctaggcatgaatactggagtgggttgccatttccttctccaggggatcttccagacccagggattgaacccaggtctccctcattgtaggcagacgctttaccgtccaagctaccagggaagccccaaatatttctttgagcccccTTTTTTTTGGGcgggggcaagaatactggagtgggttgccattcccttctccaggagatcttcccgacccagggattgaacccgggtctcccgcattgtatgcagatgctttactgtctgagccaccagggaagtcaaggcaAATTTCCCTAAAAATCTAAGGCTGTCTAACAGCCCCAACAATTTAAACATGTTGAGACTGCTATTagcaaataaacatatttttattatgattatacTTCTTAAACAGTAATTATCTTTGTTACATTTATACAATACCTATACATGAGATAttgcatttctattttaaaatgtctttaatatgaaaattttaaagtacacaAAAGTAGAGAGAAAGAACCTTAATGTACTCCTCACCTAGTTTCAGTACCTTCAATATTAAGTCATGTGTATGTCATCCATTTAcctccccttccctctttttTTATTCTGGAGGATGTTTTTATATCATGTGGTAGTTTTTACTACACTCTACAAGAATAGAACAGTTCCTACtatctgaaatatttactatttgaatGTATCAATATTGATCTATAACTATTAAGGGATTCAATTTAAAGTGTTTCAAACAATATATATCAAGGATATGAAAGGCAATGTTACACCTCACTATtacttggggctttcctggtgactcctgataaagaacctgcctgcaatgggggagacccaggtttgatccctgggttgaaaagatcccctggagaagggaaaggcttcccactccagggttcttgcctgaagaattccacgaatagaggagtctggtggactatcaactatggggtcacaaagaatcagacacaaatgagcaactaaccctttcacctggcttccctgggtggctcaggtggtaaagactctgcctgcaacgcaagGGATCcatctgtgttcgatccctgggtcaggaagatcccctggagaggggaatggctacccactccagtattcttgcctggagatgccatggacagagcagcctggtaggctacacagtccatggggtcgcaaagagctggacacaactgagtgactttcacttcactattacttgccaaacaaaaaaaaaaaacaaaaagctggaTTTGTGGTGCTAGTGAAGGGacagacaaaacagaaaaattaaggaaggagggaaaaattagaagaaagCGAGAGAAACTACAACAGTTCTAAGAGAagcttgttttgtgtgtgttcttAGTATAGAAAGAAAAGGAGTAAACATGAATGCAGGCAGAAGCCTTATCAACAACTTTACTGCATTTGCTctagaaagtaagaaaaaaaaaaaaagacttggatTAGGTAGATGTTcctaatttaaaattaatgacaCAAATGTGATTGTTTTTGCTAGTTTCAGTTCTTTGATaatgaaaaggattttttttttaatttccaaaatgcagTTGACCTCTGTACATGTTATGTTGATAATACTGGTTCAGATTTAAGTGAAAAGAAATCTGCTTCCATTTAAGTAAAACCTttcctacatatatatatatatagacacacacacatatacagagtcTTTAGGTTTAggcaaaataatatatatagtaatataaattTTCATACTAAACAATCTGGAAAATTTTTTACCAAGAATAATAAGtagaaaagcaaattttaaaataattattacctGGTCCAACATCATTCCTGGCCTCATCCACACTAACATTTTTACAAAGTGTCATCGAAAcagtctttttgttttctaacaGACCTACTGGTCTCTCGTTCAGCAACAAAGGAATGCTAGATGTTGAAGTGCTCACTGTTTGACTTTCAATTTGATTTACTTTTGACAAAGAACTAGGGCCTAAAAAATTCACATACACTAgagttttctcagtttttttaTCTGAAGTGGAAAGATCAAAGGCTGACCTTCCACTTATGTTTACTAAATCTCCAGATGGCTTTATGTGAAATGAACATGATTCTTCCAGCTGTCCTTCACTGTAAATTTTTCCTGAAACAATGTCATTTAATGACTCCGTTTTCTCTGTACTATTTAACAATGTATGCTGTCTTTCATTAGGgaagcagtctttttttttaacttcagttaTCTGATTCTCATCAATCTGACTTTCTTTATTGGAAAACTGCATTTCTGTGGAAGTTTTCACATGACTAGCAGTTTTCATATCTTTGGCTTGTGAAGCATCTATATTCTCATTGTTAATTTGAAGATGGGAAAGACTCACATTGTTTTCTAGATACCCCAAACAGTTCTCAACTTGACTGTTTTGCATATCATTTAGATTTTTCCATATAGTTCTTTTCCCAGGGCTTGAGTTGGGCGTCACCAACATAGGCATGATATTAATTTTATCTGAATTCTTTAAAAGTACATTCAAATTGTCACTGAAAACGGCAGAAGAAATGGGGTGGTTGATTGCTATATCACAAGGAATAGCTAGTTGAGGTTGCTCTGAAGGACCTTCACCAACTTGCTGAACATCTGAAGTTTCTTTAAATGGCAATAGgctacattcattttttttatttaacagttGTGTCTGTCTTATTTTACATTGTTTATCATCTAACATAACATTCTCTGAATCCTGTAAACTATATTTCTGAGGCTGGACAAGATTCCTTTTTACATCTACAGAAGAATCCAGATCTGTTTTGATTTGGTGGCTATTTGTAATTACCTTCTCTGTGGTATTTTCTTGAGTCCCTGGAAACAATCTGAACTGTTGTTTGAATGGCTCATCTTCAGAAACATCTTTTTTATGATTTGTATGGCAAGCCATCTCATTTAAAATACTGTTAAATGATGTGCTGTTATTTTCAACCCCCAGATGTGTATTTGCATGGTGAAGATCTAATCCTTCAGTTCTTTCTAGATGgatcttttctgtttccattgaTGAATCTGCCACTACAAAGGGAATACTTGGTGATTTAACTTCTGTACACTCATTATCTTTTTCCAAGTCcaccttgttttttatttctgtagtaACCACTTTTGTAAAGTCGGTAATATCCAAGGTTTGTCCTTCACTAATTAATTCTTTTTCTATGCCGAGGGTTTTGCCTAGGGGTATTTCACTTTGGTTTTCATCCTGTGGCACAACAATATCAATTTTATTCTTGGAGCTTTTTTCAAAAAGCTGTAAGTCTGTTATAAAGAGAACACAGTAAAATTTTGGGTTATATACTAAAGCCTGCTTTTATAACACAtattaactgtttttaaaaaatatatttaattttaaatatttcactggCAAGCTATTACACAAACATAATGATATCAGTTTTTCATAAATAGTGAGTTCCCTTTAATAAGCATGGTAAAATATTTGGTTCTACTCatattaaatttgtatttcataACAGAGAAAGTAGTTTTGGTTTAAAAAAGTAAGTTGAGGGCATTACAAACTGGTTATTTCTCTGGTCTGTTACTTCCTTTTGCATATACAGTATAATTCCATATAAACACACAGCTGattagataaaaattaatttacacTAATAGTCATATTGTAATTTCTCTTATTACCTAGATCCAGAAGTTGCCAGCTGGtttcttttcttcacttttttgcTCACTACcttgtaaatatttctaaaatctgGAATACTTTTGGGCAAAGTGTACAGAATATCTACTTAAGATATTAATTTTATTCATCTGGGTTTTAACCACAGATTTCAAAATTTCAGTATAGTTACAATAATCTGTAGGCCATGAAGGGTCTTTTTAATCCAATCATTCTCTCTACAACATCCCCACCAAGTGGTTGTTCAGCCTAGGTTTGAACACCTTCAGATTACCTTCTTTAAACAACTCTTTTTCAATATGAATGAATTAGTCAATTATTTCAATGGTTACATAAAGGTAATTTGAACTAAGAAAAGTGCTCTAGAATTTGGTCATCAAAAGGTTACTAGTAGCTCAGAGAACAGTCTcagcaaagaaatgaaagcagaaacCAGAATGCAAAAAGCCAACAAGTAAGTGAtgagaaagcaaagcaaaaatgtattttttcctctgaATACTGACTTTATTAAAGAACAGCTCAAAAGACATACAAGTCCTTTTGTTAAGACATACAAATGGAAAAGTATTTCTCCAATTATACTACTAGGTCCTCAAAGCAAAGACTGATATTGATATCCCCCTGAAGGACcaatataaaaattagaaaacatcaaTATAACTGGGTTA
This sequence is a window from Bubalus kerabau isolate K-KA32 ecotype Philippines breed swamp buffalo chromosome 15, PCC_UOA_SB_1v2, whole genome shotgun sequence. Protein-coding genes within it:
- the CCDC73 gene encoding coiled-coil domain-containing protein 73 isoform X26, encoding MENDFKTESASSAFSLQSSSETLFSIQLLDFKTNLLEALEELRMRREAETQYEEQIAKIIMETQELKWQKELKTVTSDLIKTKVTCQQQKMGAENNLTIKEQKFQELEERLKMELELNKKINEEITCIQEEKQGIIISFQQLQQLLQQQTQANTEMEEKLKTLERDNELQREKVKENEEKFLNLQNEHEKALETWKKHVEELNGEINEIKNELSSLKETHTKLQEDYDELCDQKKFEEDKKFENLPEVNTEMSVEKSGNTIIQKYNSRQEIREENTKSCCLDTEYKEKGETKEGPFLEEIIIDLQLFEKSSKNKIDIVVPQDENQSEIPLGKTLGIEKELISEGQTLDITDFTKVVTTEIKNKVDLEKDNECTEVKSPSIPFVVADSSMETEKIHLERTEGLDLHHANTHLGVENNSTSFNSILNEMACHTNHKKDVSEDEPFKQQFRLFPGTQENTTEKVITNSHQIKTDLDSSVDVKRNLVQPQKYSLQDSENVMLDDKQCKIRQTQLLNKKNECSLLPFKETSDVQQVGEGPSEQPQLAIPCDIAINHPISSAVFSDNLNVLLKNSDKINIMPMLVTPNSSPGKRTIWKNLNDMQNSQVENCLGYLENNVSLSHLQINNENIDASQAKDMKTASHVKTSTEMQFSNKESQIDENQITEVKKKDCFPNERQHTLLNSTEKTESLNDIVSGKIYSEGQLEESCSFHIKPSGDLVNISGRSAFDLSTSDKKTEKTLVYVNFLGPSSLSKVNQIESQTVSTSTSSIPLLLNERPVGLLENKKTVSMTLCKNVSVDEARNDVGPDTTSINRVADTLNNSSIHPDPRGEPSEERNAIAKTFYDSSFPTEHVKTKPLKSTPLQSHFQAIKIKNTDLDVSSGEDDWQHLVTNQINEIEKFLSLENDNQPKKRKAEEMAEKTD
- the CCDC73 gene encoding coiled-coil domain-containing protein 73 isoform X13, producing MENDFKTESASSAFSLQSSSETLFSIQLLDFKTNLLEALEELRMRREAETQYEEQIAKIIMETQELKWQKEQKVQLHLLAKEDHQKQLNEIEKYYTIITGQFGLVKENHEKLEQNVQEAIQLNKRLSALNKKQESEIHNLKKELKTVTSDLIKTKVTCQQQKMGAENNLTIKEQKFQELEERLKMELELNKKINEEITCIQEEKQGIIISFQQLQQLLQQQTQANTEMEEKLKTLERDNELQREKVKENEEKFLNLQNEHEKALETWKKHVEELNGEINEIKNELSSLKETHTKLQEDYDELCDQKKFEEDKKFENLPEVNTEMSVEKSGNTIIQKYNSRQEIREENTKSCCLDTEYKEKGETKEGPFLEEIIIDLQLFEKSSKNKIDIVVPQDENQSEIPLGKTLGIEKELISEGQTLDITDFTKVVTTEIKNKVDLEKDNECTEVKSPSIPFVVADSSMETEKIHLERTEGLDLHHANTHLGVENNSTSFNSILNEMACHTNHKKDVSEDEPFKQQFRLFPGTQENTTEKVITNSHQIKTDLDSSVDVKRNLVQPQKYSLQDSENVMLDDKQCKIRQTQLLNKKNECSLLPFKETSDVQQVGEGPSEQPQLAIPCDIAINHPISSAVFSDNLNVLLKNSDKINIMPMLVTPNSSPGKRTIWKNLNDMQNSQVENCLGYLENNVSLSHLQINNENIDASQAKDMKTASHVKTSTEMQFSNKESQIDENQITEVKKKDCFPNERQHTLLNSTEKTESLNDIVSGKIYSEGQLEESCSFHIKPSGDLVNISGRSAFDLSTSDKKTEKTLVYVNFLGPSSLSKVNQIESQTVSTSTSSIPLLLNERPVGLLENKKTVSMTLCKNVSVDEARNDVGPDTTSINRVADTLNNSSIHPDPRGEPSEERNAIAKTFYDSSFPTEHVKTKPLKSTPLQSHFQAIKIKNTDLDVSSGEDDWQHLVTNQINEIEKFLSLENDNQPKKRKAEEMAEKTD
- the CCDC73 gene encoding coiled-coil domain-containing protein 73 isoform X17 — protein: MENDFKTESASSAFSLQSSSETLFSIQLLDFKTNLLEALEELRMRREAETQYEEQIAKIIMETQELKWQKGKFQLATEIKEKEIEGLKETLKTLQVSKYSLQKKVSEMELKTVTSDLIKTKVTCQQQKMGAENNLTIKEQKFQELEERLKMELELNKKINEEITCIQEEKQGIIISFQQLQQLLQQQTQANTEMEEKLKTLERDNELQREKVKENEEKFLNLQNEHEKALETWKKHVEELNGEINEIKNELSSLKETHTKLQEDYDELCDQKKFEEDKKFENLPEVNTEMSVEKSGNTIIQKYNSRQEIREENTKSCCLDTEYKEKGETKEGPFLEEIIIDLQLFEKSSKNKIDIVVPQDENQSEIPLGKTLGIEKELISEGQTLDITDFTKVVTTEIKNKVDLEKDNECTEVKSPSIPFVVADSSMETEKIHLERTEGLDLHHANTHLGVENNSTSFNSILNEMACHTNHKKDVSEDEPFKQQFRLFPGTQENTTEKVITNSHQIKTDLDSSVDVKRNLVQPQKYSLQDSENVMLDDKQCKIRQTQLLNKKNECSLLPFKETSDVQQVGEGPSEQPQLAIPCDIAINHPISSAVFSDNLNVLLKNSDKINIMPMLVTPNSSPGKRTIWKNLNDMQNSQVENCLGYLENNVSLSHLQINNENIDASQAKDMKTASHVKTSTEMQFSNKESQIDENQITEVKKKDCFPNERQHTLLNSTEKTESLNDIVSGKIYSEGQLEESCSFHIKPSGDLVNISGRSAFDLSTSDKKTEKTLVYVNFLGPSSLSKVNQIESQTVSTSTSSIPLLLNERPVGLLENKKTVSMTLCKNVSVDEARNDVGPDTTSINRVADTLNNSSIHPDPRGEPSEERNAIAKTFYDSSFPTEHVKTKPLKSTPLQSHFQAIKIKNTDLDVSSGEDDWQHLVTNQINEIEKFLSLENDNQPKKRKAEEMAEKTD
- the CCDC73 gene encoding coiled-coil domain-containing protein 73 isoform X4, which encodes MENDFKTESASSAFSLQSSSETLFSIQLLDFKTNLLEALEELRMRREAETQYEEQIAKIIMETQELKWQKETLQNQKDTLAKQHKEAMAVFKKQGKFQLATEIKEKEIEGLKETLKTLQEQKVQLHLLAKEDHQKQLNEIEKYYTIITGQFGLVKENHEKLEQNVQEAIQLNKRLSALNKKQESEIHNLKKELKTVTSDLIKTKVTCQQQKMGAENNLTIKEQKFQELEERLKMELELNKKINEEITCIQEEKQGIIISFQQLQQLLQQQTQANTEMEEKLKTLERDNELQREKVKENEEKFLNLQNEHEKALETWKKHVEELNGEINEIKNELSSLKETHTKLQEDYDELCDQKKFEEDKKFENLPEVNTEMSVEKSGNTIIQKYNSRQEIREENTKSCCLDTEYKEKGETKEGPFLEEIIIDLQLFEKSSKNKIDIVVPQDENQSEIPLGKTLGIEKELISEGQTLDITDFTKVVTTEIKNKVDLEKDNECTEVKSPSIPFVVADSSMETEKIHLERTEGLDLHHANTHLGVENNSTSFNSILNEMACHTNHKKDVSEDEPFKQQFRLFPGTQENTTEKVITNSHQIKTDLDSSVDVKRNLVQPQKYSLQDSENVMLDDKQCKIRQTQLLNKKNECSLLPFKETSDVQQVGEGPSEQPQLAIPCDIAINHPISSAVFSDNLNVLLKNSDKINIMPMLVTPNSSPGKRTIWKNLNDMQNSQVENCLGYLENNVSLSHLQINNENIDASQAKDMKTASHVKTSTEMQFSNKESQIDENQITEVKKKDCFPNERQHTLLNSTEKTESLNDIVSGKIYSEGQLEESCSFHIKPSGDLVNISGRSAFDLSTSDKKTEKTLVYVNFLGPSSLSKVNQIESQTVSTSTSSIPLLLNERPVGLLENKKTVSMTLCKNVSVDEARNDVGPDTTSINRVADTLNNSSIHPDPRGEPSEERNAIAKTFYDSSFPTEHVKTKPLKSTPLQSHFQAIKIKNTDLDVSSGEDDWQHLVTNQINEIEKFLSLENDNQPKKRKAEEMAEKTD